One Streptomyces dangxiongensis genomic window, CCGCTTCAGCGGCTGGACGACGACCAGCCTGCCGGGGGAGCGGGGGGTCGTGGGAAACGCCATACGCGGTACTTTCCCGTCCACCGCTCATGTCTCCCGTCCACCGCCGCCGCCCACCCGGGCCTCCGCCTGCAGCCCTCCCTCCGGTCGCGACTTCCTCTCGTCCATCAGGCATTCCTGTCTCCCTTCCGGGCGGGGGCGCGGGGGTGCCGCGGAGCCGCTGCCCGCCGATGCGGTACCGCTCGAAGCCCGGCGCCCCCACCGGTCTCCTGGGCACCCGGCATCATGGGCTCTGTGCGACTCGAAGCGATCACCTGGGGCCGGCTCGCCGAGCTGCTCGCCGACCGGCTGGCCGGCCTGGAGCCGGCCGACGGAGGGGCCTGGCCGCGTGTCGGCTTCGACGGGGCCCCAGCCGCCCGGCCCGGTGAACTCGCCGAGCGCGTCGGGGAGGCCCTGCGGCTGCGCGGCCGGCCCTCGCTCGTGGTCGGCGCCGGAGGCTTCCTGCGCCCTGCCTCCCTGCGGCTGGAGCACGGGCGGCGGGACGCGGAGTCGTACTACAGCGGATGGTTCGACACGGGCGCCCTGTGGCGGGAGGTCTTCGGCCCGCTCGATCCCGGCGGCACCGGGCGGATCCTGCCCGACCTGTGGGATCCCGCCACCGACCGGGCCACCCGCAGCCCGTACGTCCAACTCCCGCCCCGCGGCATCCTGCTTCTCCACGGCCCCCTCCTGCTACACCACTGGTTCCCCTTCGACCTGACCGTGCACCTCCTCCTCTCCCCGGGCGCCCTGCGCCGCCGCACCCCCGAGACCGACCACTGGACCCTCCCTGCCTTCGCGCGCTACGAGGCCGAGACCGACCCGGCCGGGACGGCGGACGTTCTCGTACGCACCGACGACCCGCGCCATCCGGCCTGGAGCACCTGACCCGGAGGCGCGGTCACCAGAACCGGGCCCACCCGCTCGACTGTGACGACCGCTGGCCGACGAACTCGTCCACCCGACACACCCGTCCAGCCGACGAACCAGCTCAGGCGACGCGGTGCGCCGCCGTACGCCGGCGCACCGCCGTCTAGAGCCAGCCGTTGCGCCGGAAGCCCCGGTACAGCACCAGACACGCCGCCGCCATCACGCCCATCACCAGCGGATAGCCGAACCGCCAGTGCAGCTCCGGCATGTGCTGGAAGTTCATGCCGTACACCCCGCACACCATGGTCGGTACGGCGATCACCGCGGCCCAGGCCGTGATCTTGCGCATGTCCTCGTTCTGCGCGACGGTCACCTGCGCCAGATGCGCCTGGAGGATGGAGTTGAGCAGTTCGTCGAACGCGGCGATCTGCTCCTTCGCCCGTATCAGATGGTCGTACACATCCCGGAAGTACGCCTGTATCTCCGGATCGACGACCCGTATGGGCCGTGTGGCCAGATCCTCCACCGGACGGCCCAGCGGTACCACCGCCCTTTTCAGCTCCAGCAGTTCACGCTTCATCTGGTAGATGCGGCCCGGATCGAGGCAGGCGCCGTCCTCCGAGAACACCTCCGTCTCCACCTGGTCGATGTCAGCCTGCACCGCGTCCGTGACGTTCAGATAGTCGTCGACCACATGGTCGGCGATCGCGTGCAGCACCGCCGCCGGCCCCTTGACGAGCTGCTGCGGGTTCGCCTCCAATTCCTCACGGAGCGGGCCCAGTGAGCCGTGCCGGCCGTGCCGTACCGTGATGACGAAGTCCTTGCCGACGAAGAGCATGATCTCGCCGGTGTCCACCACCTCGCTGGTCGCCGTCAACTGCTCGTGCTCCACGTAACAGACGGTCTTGAACACCGCGAAGAGCGTGTCCCCGTAGTGCTCCAGCTTGGGACGCTGATGGGCCTCGACCGCGTCCTCCACCGCCAGCGGATGCAGGTCGAACAGCTCGGCCACACCCGCGAACTCACGTTCCGTCGGCTCGTGCAGCCCGAGCCAGACGAAGCCTTCGCCGCTCTTGCGGACCAGCCGCACGGCGTCCACCAGGTCGGCACAGCCCGGCACCCGCACGCCGTCCTGATACGTCACGCAGTTGACCACCGACGAGCCCAGCGGTGACCTGGCGGGATGACTCAGGTCCACGCGCGGCCGGCGCCGGGCCAGCCGCGCCACCTTGCGCAGACCGCCGACTCCGCGCAGCCCCGTGACCTTCCGCAGATTCCCTGCCATCGACATCTGGATCTCCTCGCGTGGATCTCCGTGCAGTGCTTCCGTGCCCTTGCCCGGCAAGTCTGCCAGTCCCGGACACAACGTGAGCGAGCCTGTGGGAACAAAGAGTTCCGCTTGTGTCCCACCTGTGGACAGAGGTCGGTCGAACCGGACAAGCCGGGTGACTGGGATGATCGCGGCATGACGCGATCCGACGGATACCTCCTGGACAACCAGCAGAACGAGGCAGGCCGGCGCTTCGACGCCTTCGCCACCCTCTTGGACCCCACGACCTTCCGGCACCTCGAAGGACTCGGCGTCCGGTCCGGCTGGCGCTGTTGGGAAGTCGGCGCCGGCGGCACCTCCGTCGTGTCCTGGCTCGCCGAGCGGGTCGGGCCGACCGGCCAGGTCATCGCCACCGACATCGACACGACCCGGTTCGCCGCCGCGGCCCGTCCACCGGTGGAGGTCCACGTCCATGACGTGGGCGCCGACGAACCCCCGGGGGAGGGCTTCGACCTGGTCCACGCCCGGCTGGTCCTCGTTCACGTCCCGGACCGGGACCGGGCGTTGGGCTCCATGATCCAGGCCCTGCGGCCCGGCGGACACCTGCTGGTCGAGGACGCCGACCCCGCCCTCCAGCCCCTGATCTGCCCCGACGAACACGGCCCCGAGCAGCGGCTCGCCAACCGGCTGCGCCAGGGCTTCCGCAGGCTGCTCGCCGACCGCGGCGCCGACCTGTCGTACGGCCGCAAACTCCCGCGCCTGCTGCGGGAGGCCGGGCTGCAGGACGTGCAGGCCGACGCGTACTTCCCCGTGACCTCACCCGCCTGCACCGCCCTGGAGGCCGCCACGGTCCGTCAGATCCGCGCCCGGCTGGTCGCCGCCGGTCTGGCCACCGACGAGGAGATCGACCAGCACCTGGCCAACGTCGAGGCCGGTGGCATGGACCTGGCCACCGCACCGATGATCTCGGCGTGGGGCCGCAAGGCGTAGCCCTCGTTCCCCCGACTCCACCGCCCGGCCGACGAGGTGGCAGGGCCGGCTGACACCGGACCGTTCTCCCGCCGGCAGCGGCGAACACCTTCCGCGGGGTCAGTCCACGCGTCCCGCCTGTGATGGTCCCGGCTGGGGTGGTCTGGCGCCCACCCGTTCCACCGCCTCCGCGCCTGCCCGGCAGCCCCGCGCCGCCGCCTCCTCCGGCGCCGCCCCCGCGAGCAGCGCGGCGAGGAACGCACCCGTGAAGGCGTCACCGGCGCCCGTGGTGTCCCGAGGCGCCGCCGGCACGGCCGGGACCCGGACCGGTACGGCACCGGACCGGGCCACCAGCGCCCCGTCCGCGCCCGCCTTGGCCACCACCAGCGGCACGAGCCGGCTCAGCCGGGCCGCCGCCTCCACCGGATCCACCACCCCGGTCAGCAGACACACCTCGTCCCGGCTGGGCAGGAGCACGTCCAGCCCCTCCGCGAACGCCGTGAAACGGTCCACTCCCAGCTCCACCAAGAAGCCGGCCGACGCCGGGTCCAGGCTGACCGGCACTCCACGTGCGCGTGCCGCGGCCATGGCCCTGCGGACCAGTGCCCGGCTCGGCTCGGTGAACAGCAGATAGCCCGACAGATGCAGCCGGGCCACGCCGTCGAGCAGGGTGTCCGACCAGTCGGCGGGGTCGAGCCGCAACGACGCCCCGCTGTCCGTCAGGAACGTCCGTTCGGCCGCCGCACCCGTGTCGACCAGGCAGATCACCGTCCCCGTCGCCGCCTGCGGATCCACCACCAGCCGGGGCCGCACCCCGGCCGCCACCAGCTCCCGCTCGTGCCACGCGGCGGTGTCCGCGCCCACCCGCCCCAGCAGCCGTACGTCCGCGCAGCCCGCGTGAGCGGCCCAGCAGGCCACATTGGCGCCCGCACCACCCGGCAGCGTCCGGATCACGGCGGCCGTGTCGGTGCCGGCCGCCAGCGGCCCCCGGTGCCGGGCCACCACGTCGGTGACCACGTCCCCGACGACCAGCAGCGCCCCGTGCCGCTCAGCGGTCACCCCTTGGTCCAGGCCGTGGCGATCCGCGCCGCCAGCCGTACGTTGCCGCGCACCGCCGCCAGGTTGGCGCTCAGCGAGGCCCCGTCCGTGTGACGGACCAGGTGGTCCAGCAGGAACGGCGTCACCGCCTGCCCGGTGACACCCCGCTCCGCGCAGGCGCGCAGCGCGTCGGAGAGCACGCGCGCGTGCAGCCCGGGATCGAGTTGTTCCGCCTCCGGGACGGGGTTCGCGACGATCAGCGCGGAGTCCGGCGCGGCCAGTTCGTCCTGGGCGCGCATGACGGCGGCGACCTGTTCCGGGCTGTCCAGCGTCCAGTCGACCGGATGGCCCGAGTCCGACAGGTAGAAGCCGGGGAACCGGTCCGTGCCGAATCCGGCGACGGCCACGCCCAGCGTCTCCAGCCGCTGCAGCGTCGCCGGCACGTCCAGGATCGACTTCACACCCGCGCACACCACCGTGATCCGGGTCCGCGCCAGCAGCCCCAGGTCGGCGGACTCGTCCTGGGTCAGCGTCCACTCCCGGTGCACACCGCCCAGCCCGCCCGTGGCGAACACCCGGATCCCCGCCAGCGCGGCCAGCCGTGCCGTCGCCGACACGGTCGTCGCCCCGCTCGCCCCCGCGGCCACGGCGAGCGGCAGGTCACGGTGGCCCAGCTTGCGGACGCCGTCCTCGTTCGCGACCCGCTCCAGGTGCCCCTCGTCCAGGCCGACCCGGGGCTGCCCGTCGAGCACGGCGACGGTCGCCGGCACGGCACCCTCCCGCCGCACCGTCTCCTCCAGCTCCCGCGCGACCTCCAGGTTGCGCGGACGGGGCAGGCCGTGCGCGATGATCGTGGACTCCAGGGCGACCACCGGGCGCGCCGCGTCGATCGCCTCCCGCACTTCCTCCGACACCACCAGCACCACGTGCCCGCCTCCTGTCCGTCGGTTACCCCTCATCCCTGGCGGGCGTCGGCACCGAATAAACGCTTGCGGCCTGTGCGGGACGCCACCAGCCTTGCCGCATGACGAACAACACCACACGTCTCGACCACATAGTCCTGTGGGTGGCCGATCCCGTCGCGGCAGCCCGTTTCTACGAGACGGCCGTCGGCCTGGAGCCGACGAGGGTCACCGAGTTCACCGAGGGAAAGGTGGCCTTCCCCTCCGTACGCGTCAACGAGGAGACCATCCTCGACCTCGCCCCGCGTACCTTCGCCGCACGCATGACGATGCTGCCCGGCTCGGCCGACAGCGCGGGTCACCCCGTCAATCACGTCTGCCTGTCCCTGCCCGCCGACGCCTTCGACGCCCTGCGCGTCCGCCTCGGCGAACACGGTGTCCCCGTGTCGGACATCGACCACGGCCTGTCCGGCGCCCGCGGCGCCGCCACTCGCAGCTTCTACTTCCGCGACCCCGACGGCAACATATTCGAGGCCCGGCACTACGACGACTAGCCGCGGCGCGCGGGGGCCGGTCAGAACAGCGGCTCGGGCAGCACGCCCTCCAGGGCGAGCAGCTTCCGCTTGGTCTCCAGCCCGCCCCCGAAACCGCCGATGCCACCGCCGCTCTCCACCACCCGGTGGCACGGCACGACCACCGGCAGCGGATTGGCGCCCATCGCCGCGCCGACCGCCTGCGCACCCCCGGGCTGCCCGACCCGCCCCGCCAGATCGCCGTATCCGACCACGGTGCCGTACGGCACTCCGGACGCCAGTTCGCGCAGCACCTGCCGGTTGAACCCGGATATCAGCGACCAGTCCAGCGGCAGGTCGAAGACGAGGCGCTCGCCCGCCAGATAGGCCCGCACCTGGCGCACGGCCTCCGCCAGCAGCGGTGCGTCCGGATCTTCCACGGGCTCGCGGCCCAGCCGGGCGGCGAGCCGCTCCAGCGCCCGCAGGCGCACGGCGTCCGAGGCGTGGAAGACGACGTTCACCAGGCCGTCGCCGGTCGCTGCCAGCATCAGCGGGCCGATGTCCGTGCCGACGACGGCCCACACGAGCCGCTGCTCATCCCGCCCATGGCTGTCCATGCGCCCACGGTACGACCCGCCACTGACAACGCCCTCCGCTCAGTCCGAGGCCAGCGCCGCCCGCACCACGTCTGGCTTGTTGCTGATGATCCCGTCGACGCCGTAGCCGGCGACCCGGCGTGCGGTGGCCGCGTCGTTCACCGTCCAGGCGAACAGCCCGAGCGGCCTGCCGTGCGGCCCGTCGATGGCGTGCGCGGCCGAGACGTAGCCCAGGGAGAGCGAGTCGTACGAGGGATTCACCAGATCGACGAAGTCCGCGAACCGGGGCAGGTCCGACACGGCGGGCCTACCCAGGTAGGCGGTGGTGACCGCCGGCTTCAGCTCGTGCACGGTCCGCACGCTGTCGGCGCTGAAACTCTGCACGATCAGCCGCCCCAGATGCCGGTCGTCCAGCCAGCCCACGTTGGCGAGGAGCTTCAGGGTCTGCTGTTCGAGCCCCGGGTACAACTCCGGATTCTTGATCTCCAGGAGCAGCTTCTCGTGGTTGTGCTCCAACCGCCGCATGTACTCCGTCAGGGTCGGCACGCGCGTGCCGACGTACGCGGGGGAGAACCAGCTGCCCGCGTCCAGCCTGGCGATCTCGGCGGCGGTGAAGTCCTTCACCTTCCACGGCGCGCGGCCGGGAAAGACCTGCTCGACGTCCGTGGTGCGTTCCAGACCGTCGTCGTGAAGGACGATCAGTACGCCGTCCTTGGTGCGCTGGACGTCGTTCTCGACCCAGGAGAAGCCCAGCTCGGCGGCCTTGTCGACGGAGGCCAGCGTGTTCTCGGGGGCGTAGGCGGAGGCGCCCCGGTGGGCGATCACCGTGGGTGGGCCGTTCTCGCCCGCCCGGGCGTCGGAGGTGGGGCTCAGCAGGGCCGTGCCCGTGCCCAGGACCGTGGCGACGGTGGCGGCGACCACGCGCGCGTACATGTGTACTCCTCGCGTCGAGCGAATACCGACAGCACCAGACTGACAGCACAGCGTGGACAACACCCGGGCGCACGATGACCACAGACCGAACGGGGATCTCCTCCACCCCTGACCAGTGCCGCACAAGTGCGGCAACGCCGTGTTTCTTTGCCGCGAAGTCGTTCGACCATTCCGGTGGGGGTCATACTCTCTGCGACAACCCTGACCGCCGCGCGGTCCTGGGACGGGGGCGCATTTTCTAACATTCCGGGACGTAAGAAGGCGGAAGGGCAGCCGCGATGCAAGGCACGGTCGACGGATTCAGCTACGGGGCCGTGACCCCGTTGGTGGCCTACCTGATGGCCTGCCTCGGCAGCGCCCTCGGCCTGCGCTGCACCACCAGATCCCTGCTGGTCACGCACTCCAGGCGGCCCGCCTGGCTGGCCCTCGGCTCGGCCGCGATCGGCTCGGGCATATGGACCATGCACTTCGTCGCCATGATGGGCTTCTCCATCCATGGGGCCCCCATCCACTACGACGGGCCGATCACCTACGCGAGTCTCGGTCTCGCCATCGTCATGGTCGGTATCGGGATCTTCATCGTCGGCTACCGGGGCGCCACCGGTACCCCGCTGTTCACCGGCGGAACGATCACCGGTCTGGGCGTCGCCTCCATGCACTACCTCGGCATGGCGGGTGTCCGCTTCCACGGCCGGTTCACCTACAACACGTTCACCGTCGCCGCCTCCGTCGTCATAGCGGTAGTCGCCGCCACCAGTGCCCTGTGGGCCGCCGGCCGCGTCCGGGGCTTCCTGTGGAGCGTGGGCGCGAGCCTGGTCATGGGACTCGCGGTCAGCGGCATGCACTACACCGGGATGGCCGCCCTCGGCGTTCACCTCGACAGCGTCTCCCACGCCACCGGAGGCGCGCCGGAGGCGTCCGTGCTCGCGCCGATGCTGATCGGCCCGCTCGCCTTCCTGCTCCTCGCGGGCGTGGTCGTGATCTTCGATCCGCTGATGGTCACGAGCCGCCCCGACTGGACGCCCGTCGAGCACAAGCCCGGCGTGCCGGCCGCCGCCGTCCCCTCCCACGCGGACCGCCGGCCCGCCCTCCACGGGGGCCACCGACCCGAGCACCACGGCCATCCCACCCCGCAGAACCGCTGACCGGGGCCCATTGTCAGTGGGGGGCCGTACGGTGGATGACATGCGGCCCGTTTCCCACATCGAACGCACGGTGGCGCCTTTCGAGGTCGTCAGCTCCTACCAGCCCAGCGGCGACCAGCCGGCGGCCATCGCCGACCTGGCCAAGCGCATCGAGGCCGGTGAGAAGGACGTCGTCCTCCTGGGCGCGACCGGCACCGGCAAGTCCGCCACCACCGCGTGGATGATCGAGAAGCTCCAGCGCCCCACGCTCGTGATGGCGCCGAACAAGACGCTCGCCGCCCAGCTGGCCAACGAGTTCCGCGAGCTGCTCCCGAACAACGCCGTCGAGTACTTCGTCTCGTACTACGACTACTACCAGCCCGAGGCCTACGTCCCCCAGTCGGACACCTACATCGAGAAGGATTCCTCGATCAACGAGGAGGTCGAGCGCCTGCGCCACTCGGCCACCAACTCACTGCTGACCCGCCGTGACGTCATCGTGGTCGCGTCGGTGTCCTGCATCTACGGCCTCGGCACCCCCCAGGAGTACGTGGACCGCATGGTCCCGCTCAGGATCGGCGACGAGGTCGACCGGGACGAGCTGCTGCGCCGCTTCGTCGACATCCAGTACACCCGCAACGACATGGCCTTCACCCGCGGCACCTTCCGGGTCCGCGGCGACACCATCGAGATCTTCCCGGTCTACGAGGAGCTGGCCGTCCGCATCGAGATGTTCGGTGACGAGATCGAGGCGCTCTCCACGCTCCACCCGCTCACCGGCGAGATCATCAGCGACGACCAGCACCTGTACGTCTTCCCCGCCTCCCACTACGTCGCCGGCCCCGAGCGCATGGAGCGGGCCGTCAACGACATCGAGAAGGAGCTGGGGGAGCGCCTCGCCGAGATGGAGAAGCAGGGCAAGCTCCTGGAGGCCCAGCGCCTGCGGATGCGCACCACGTACGACCTCGAGATGCTCCGCCAGATCGGCACCTGCTCCGGCGTGGAGAACTACTCGATGCACTTCGACGGCCGCCTGCCCGGCTCCCCGCCCAACACCCTGCTGGACTACTTTCCGGACGACTTCCTGCTCGTCATCGACGAGTCGCACGTCACCGTCCCGCAGATCGGCGCGATGTACGAGGGCGACGCGTCCCGTAAGCGCACCCTCGTGGACCACGGCTTCCGCCTGCCCTCGGCCCTGGACAACCGCCCCCTGAAGTGGGAGGAGTTCCAGGAGCGCATCGGGCAGACCGTCTATCTGTCGGCCACCCCGGGCACCTACGAGCTGTCCCGCTCGGACGGCGTCGTCGAGCAGATCATCCGCCCCACCGGCCTGGTCGACCCCGAGGTCGTGGTCAAGCCCACCGAGGGCCAGATCGACGACCTGGTGCACGAGATCCGCAAGCGCACCGAGAAGGACGAGCGGATCCTCGTCACCACGCTGACCAAGAAGATGGCCGAGGACCTCACCGACTACTTCCTGGAACTCGGCATCCAGGTCCGCTATCTGCACAGCGACGTCGACACCCTGCGCCGCGTGGAACTGCTGCGCGAGCTGCGCGCCGGTGAGTACGACGTCCTGGTCGGCATCAACCTGCTCCGTGAGGGCCTCGACCTGCCCGAGGTGTCCCTCGTGGCGATCCTGGACGCCGACAAGGAGGGCTTCCTCCGCTCGGGCACCTCACTGATCCAGACGATCGGCCGCGCCGCGCGTAACGTCTCCGGCCAGGTCCACATGTACGCCGACAAGATCACCCCGGCGATGGAGAAGGCCATCGACGAGACGAACCGCCGCCGGGAGAAGCAGGTCGCCTACAACAAGGCCAGAGGCATCGACCCGCAGCCGCTGCGGAAGAAGATCAACGACATCGTCG contains:
- a CDS encoding VOC family protein, with the protein product MTNNTTRLDHIVLWVADPVAAARFYETAVGLEPTRVTEFTEGKVAFPSVRVNEETILDLAPRTFAARMTMLPGSADSAGHPVNHVCLSLPADAFDALRVRLGEHGVPVSDIDHGLSGARGAATRSFYFRDPDGNIFEARHYDD
- a CDS encoding glycerophosphodiester phosphodiesterase, producing the protein MYARVVAATVATVLGTGTALLSPTSDARAGENGPPTVIAHRGASAYAPENTLASVDKAAELGFSWVENDVQRTKDGVLIVLHDDGLERTTDVEQVFPGRAPWKVKDFTAAEIARLDAGSWFSPAYVGTRVPTLTEYMRRLEHNHEKLLLEIKNPELYPGLEQQTLKLLANVGWLDDRHLGRLIVQSFSADSVRTVHELKPAVTTAYLGRPAVSDLPRFADFVDLVNPSYDSLSLGYVSAAHAIDGPHGRPLGLFAWTVNDAATARRVAGYGVDGIISNKPDVVRAALASD
- the uvrB gene encoding excinuclease ABC subunit UvrB encodes the protein MRPVSHIERTVAPFEVVSSYQPSGDQPAAIADLAKRIEAGEKDVVLLGATGTGKSATTAWMIEKLQRPTLVMAPNKTLAAQLANEFRELLPNNAVEYFVSYYDYYQPEAYVPQSDTYIEKDSSINEEVERLRHSATNSLLTRRDVIVVASVSCIYGLGTPQEYVDRMVPLRIGDEVDRDELLRRFVDIQYTRNDMAFTRGTFRVRGDTIEIFPVYEELAVRIEMFGDEIEALSTLHPLTGEIISDDQHLYVFPASHYVAGPERMERAVNDIEKELGERLAEMEKQGKLLEAQRLRMRTTYDLEMLRQIGTCSGVENYSMHFDGRLPGSPPNTLLDYFPDDFLLVIDESHVTVPQIGAMYEGDASRKRTLVDHGFRLPSALDNRPLKWEEFQERIGQTVYLSATPGTYELSRSDGVVEQIIRPTGLVDPEVVVKPTEGQIDDLVHEIRKRTEKDERILVTTLTKKMAEDLTDYFLELGIQVRYLHSDVDTLRRVELLRELRAGEYDVLVGINLLREGLDLPEVSLVAILDADKEGFLRSGTSLIQTIGRAARNVSGQVHMYADKITPAMEKAIDETNRRREKQVAYNKARGIDPQPLRKKINDIVAQIAREEVDTEQLLGSGYRAAKDGKAAKAPVPSLGDKAARGAKAGKNAKAAKGRTVPTDRPAAELAGQIEEMTERMRAAAAELQFEIAARLRDEVSEMKKELRQMREAGLA
- a CDS encoding methyltransferase domain-containing protein, producing the protein MTRSDGYLLDNQQNEAGRRFDAFATLLDPTTFRHLEGLGVRSGWRCWEVGAGGTSVVSWLAERVGPTGQVIATDIDTTRFAAAARPPVEVHVHDVGADEPPGEGFDLVHARLVLVHVPDRDRALGSMIQALRPGGHLLVEDADPALQPLICPDEHGPEQRLANRLRQGFRRLLADRGADLSYGRKLPRLLREAGLQDVQADAYFPVTSPACTALEAATVRQIRARLVAAGLATDEEIDQHLANVEAGGMDLATAPMISAWGRKA
- a CDS encoding carbohydrate kinase family protein encodes the protein MDQGVTAERHGALLVVGDVVTDVVARHRGPLAAGTDTAAVIRTLPGGAGANVACWAAHAGCADVRLLGRVGADTAAWHERELVAAGVRPRLVVDPQAATGTVICLVDTGAAAERTFLTDSGASLRLDPADWSDTLLDGVARLHLSGYLLFTEPSRALVRRAMAAARARGVPVSLDPASAGFLVELGVDRFTAFAEGLDVLLPSRDEVCLLTGVVDPVEAAARLSRLVPLVVAKAGADGALVARSGAVPVRVPAVPAAPRDTTGAGDAFTGAFLAALLAGAAPEEAAARGCRAGAEAVERVGARPPQPGPSQAGRVD
- a CDS encoding MHYT domain-containing protein; the protein is MQGTVDGFSYGAVTPLVAYLMACLGSALGLRCTTRSLLVTHSRRPAWLALGSAAIGSGIWTMHFVAMMGFSIHGAPIHYDGPITYASLGLAIVMVGIGIFIVGYRGATGTPLFTGGTITGLGVASMHYLGMAGVRFHGRFTYNTFTVAASVVIAVVAATSALWAAGRVRGFLWSVGASLVMGLAVSGMHYTGMAALGVHLDSVSHATGGAPEASVLAPMLIGPLAFLLLAGVVVIFDPLMVTSRPDWTPVEHKPGVPAAAVPSHADRRPALHGGHRPEHHGHPTPQNR
- the corA gene encoding magnesium/cobalt transporter CorA, whose protein sequence is MSMAGNLRKVTGLRGVGGLRKVARLARRRPRVDLSHPARSPLGSSVVNCVTYQDGVRVPGCADLVDAVRLVRKSGEGFVWLGLHEPTEREFAGVAELFDLHPLAVEDAVEAHQRPKLEHYGDTLFAVFKTVCYVEHEQLTATSEVVDTGEIMLFVGKDFVITVRHGRHGSLGPLREELEANPQQLVKGPAAVLHAIADHVVDDYLNVTDAVQADIDQVETEVFSEDGACLDPGRIYQMKRELLELKRAVVPLGRPVEDLATRPIRVVDPEIQAYFRDVYDHLIRAKEQIAAFDELLNSILQAHLAQVTVAQNEDMRKITAWAAVIAVPTMVCGVYGMNFQHMPELHWRFGYPLVMGVMAAACLVLYRGFRRNGWL
- a CDS encoding nucleoside/nucleotide kinase family protein; this encodes MGSVRLEAITWGRLAELLADRLAGLEPADGGAWPRVGFDGAPAARPGELAERVGEALRLRGRPSLVVGAGGFLRPASLRLEHGRRDAESYYSGWFDTGALWREVFGPLDPGGTGRILPDLWDPATDRATRSPYVQLPPRGILLLHGPLLLHHWFPFDLTVHLLLSPGALRRRTPETDHWTLPAFARYEAETDPAGTADVLVRTDDPRHPAWST
- a CDS encoding methylated-DNA--[protein]-cysteine S-methyltransferase, yielding MDSHGRDEQRLVWAVVGTDIGPLMLAATGDGLVNVVFHASDAVRLRALERLAARLGREPVEDPDAPLLAEAVRQVRAYLAGERLVFDLPLDWSLISGFNRQVLRELASGVPYGTVVGYGDLAGRVGQPGGAQAVGAAMGANPLPVVVPCHRVVESGGGIGGFGGGLETKRKLLALEGVLPEPLF
- a CDS encoding pseudouridine-5'-phosphate glycosidase, translating into MVLVVSEEVREAIDAARPVVALESTIIAHGLPRPRNLEVARELEETVRREGAVPATVAVLDGQPRVGLDEGHLERVANEDGVRKLGHRDLPLAVAAGASGATTVSATARLAALAGIRVFATGGLGGVHREWTLTQDESADLGLLARTRITVVCAGVKSILDVPATLQRLETLGVAVAGFGTDRFPGFYLSDSGHPVDWTLDSPEQVAAVMRAQDELAAPDSALIVANPVPEAEQLDPGLHARVLSDALRACAERGVTGQAVTPFLLDHLVRHTDGASLSANLAAVRGNVRLAARIATAWTKG